A window of the Coprobacter fastidiosus genome harbors these coding sequences:
- a CDS encoding toxin C-terminal domain-containing protein, giving the protein MRKAFLSTLLCAFCCLTTWAQDNKSNENPFAEIGIRASVASFSKNPEFHDRNRTVEIGSVLFDTKTGEVIGLIDESVPGISPDVTSMSIDPNCERYYSISPYAYALNNPVRFVDPDGRDPKDKVVGFGIGLLTNIIPGTGELRDRYSPTDPDDYNNALRNVDNAAIVLGSGMIDAGGGGMAMGGAIAVSGLAVTAVSGGTAAIAGLPTAVVGETLVGAGTATASTGAILMANGNKNRNEGYNRGKSKANEITFIQGKKGHEIKITVKIPEGYRLINERGKAKIFYNGKNYISPDIDGHNGGIWKMGKTIKDLNSKDRRMGTFDENLNRIKK; this is encoded by the coding sequence TTTTGTTGCCTGACAACTTGGGCGCAAGACAACAAGAGCAACGAAAATCCGTTTGCCGAAATAGGAATCCGGGCTTCGGTCGCATCGTTCAGTAAAAATCCCGAGTTTCATGACCGCAACCGTACGGTAGAGATCGGATCGGTACTGTTCGATACGAAAACCGGAGAGGTTATCGGGCTCATCGATGAATCCGTTCCGGGGATTTCCCCCGATGTAACAAGTATGAGCATCGACCCGAACTGTGAGAGATATTACTCTATATCGCCTTATGCGTATGCGCTGAATAATCCGGTCAGATTCGTCGATCCGGACGGAAGAGACCCGAAAGACAAAGTCGTCGGATTCGGAATCGGCTTGTTGACAAACATTATTCCCGGGACAGGCGAATTAAGAGACCGTTATAGCCCGACAGATCCGGACGACTATAATAACGCTCTGCGCAATGTCGATAATGCGGCTATCGTTTTGGGAAGCGGCATGATCGATGCCGGAGGCGGTGGCATGGCAATGGGTGGAGCGATCGCCGTATCCGGACTGGCCGTTACGGCCGTAAGCGGCGGGACGGCTGCCATTGCCGGATTACCGACGGCCGTCGTCGGAGAGACCCTTGTGGGAGCAGGTACTGCAACAGCAAGTACCGGGGCTATACTAATGGCGAACGGAAACAAGAACCGGAATGAAGGATATAACAGAGGTAAATCCAAAGCAAACGAAATCACTTTTATCCAAGGGAAAAAAGGACATGAAATAAAAATAACCGTCAAAATCCCGGAAGGGTACAGGCTGATCAATGAACGAGGCAAAGCTAAAATTTTCTATAACGGAAAAAATTATATATCTCCGGATATCGACGGACATAACGGAGGCATCTGGAAAATGGGAAAAACAATAAAAGATCTTAATAGTAAAGACAGACGAATGGGAACATTCGATGAAAATCTAAATAGAATAAAGAAATAA